One stretch of Actinacidiphila sp. DG2A-62 DNA includes these proteins:
- a CDS encoding SGNH/GDSL hydrolase family protein, which produces MLSLRRCATLAALLLAAAGPPLSAAAAAPAAPATGAAPATGASPGAGWTGTWAAAANGGTGTTGYAGYTIRNLVHTSVGGERVRVKLSNAFGTAPVLFAHTTVGLQRLPGSAAIAPRTLRTLTFGGQRAVTVRAGQEVYSDPVDLPIAAADDLFVSTFTPDPSGPVTYHDAGMSTSYYATDGTDHAADLSAAGLPDTTGSWHYVTEVDVQPGGAQATAGAGSVVALGDSITDGIGSTSGADRRWPDLLSARLRASHGPASRLGVMNAGISGNRVLTDGAGQAAVTRLDRDVLRRAGVRTVIVLEGINDIQLIPGQGDADQIIAGLHDIADRSHAAGLRVLGATLTPFEGWGTYSPAQEGAREAVNSWIRDSGVFDAVVDFDAAVRDPADPHRMLPAYDSGDHLHPGDAGYQAMADSVDLGALGRPGPARPAPAHRPQRSLSVAASPQRAVALAGRAATLPFVTRTTVQAQGTVRGTVTATLDGRPLGKGLTHSFSVRSDGRFAQVDVAQDVPVPAGATPGEHHVAFTVRTVAGGRTSTAVSDAVLDVRSLGCGAAGDACPVDLSGAYDRDAIATAAHPDDGDFDDLGWSYAAETLPAAGPQVLAGTPFDFPSSADGVKNAVTARGQTLALPALRADRARLLGAASGGSADAVATVTYTDGTTADVPLGFSDWAAGSPRSGEDVAVAAAYRYKAGAGRDGPAVTIFARTLPLDPNRTVSSLTLPDQARLKLFAVTLDQAGS; this is translated from the coding sequence ATGCTGTCCCTGCGCAGATGCGCCACGCTCGCCGCGCTGCTGCTGGCCGCCGCCGGGCCGCCGTTGTCCGCGGCCGCGGCGGCACCCGCGGCCCCGGCCACCGGCGCGGCCCCCGCCACCGGCGCGTCGCCCGGCGCCGGCTGGACCGGCACCTGGGCCGCCGCGGCGAACGGCGGCACCGGCACCACCGGCTACGCCGGCTACACGATCCGCAACCTGGTGCACACCAGCGTCGGCGGGGAGCGGGTGCGGGTGAAGCTCTCCAACGCCTTCGGCACCGCGCCCGTGCTCTTCGCGCACACCACCGTCGGCCTGCAGCGACTGCCCGGCAGCGCCGCGATCGCGCCGCGCACCCTGCGCACGCTGACCTTCGGCGGGCAGCGCGCGGTGACCGTGCGGGCCGGCCAGGAGGTCTACAGCGACCCGGTCGACCTGCCGATCGCCGCCGCCGACGACCTGTTCGTCAGCACCTTCACCCCCGACCCGTCCGGCCCGGTGACCTACCACGACGCCGGCATGTCCACCTCGTACTACGCCACCGACGGCACGGACCACGCCGCGGACCTCTCGGCCGCGGGCCTCCCCGACACCACCGGTTCCTGGCACTACGTCACCGAGGTCGACGTGCAGCCCGGCGGGGCGCAGGCCACGGCGGGCGCCGGCTCCGTCGTCGCCCTGGGCGACTCGATCACCGACGGCATCGGCTCGACCTCCGGCGCGGACCGGCGCTGGCCCGACCTGCTCTCGGCCCGGCTGCGGGCGAGCCACGGCCCGGCGAGCCGGCTCGGCGTCATGAACGCCGGCATCAGCGGCAACCGGGTGCTCACCGACGGCGCCGGCCAGGCCGCGGTCACCCGCCTGGACCGGGACGTGCTGCGGCGCGCGGGCGTCCGTACCGTGATCGTGCTGGAGGGCATCAACGACATCCAGCTGATCCCCGGCCAGGGCGACGCCGACCAGATCATCGCCGGCCTGCACGACATCGCCGACCGCTCGCACGCGGCCGGGCTGCGGGTGCTGGGCGCGACGCTCACGCCGTTCGAGGGCTGGGGCACGTACAGCCCGGCGCAGGAAGGCGCCCGCGAGGCGGTCAACAGCTGGATACGCGACAGCGGCGTGTTCGACGCCGTGGTGGACTTCGACGCCGCGGTGCGCGACCCGGCGGACCCGCACCGGATGCTGCCCGCCTACGACAGCGGCGACCACCTGCACCCGGGCGACGCGGGCTACCAGGCGATGGCCGACTCCGTCGACCTCGGCGCCCTCGGCCGCCCCGGCCCCGCCCGCCCGGCGCCGGCCCACCGCCCGCAGCGCTCCCTGTCGGTCGCCGCGTCGCCGCAGCGGGCGGTCGCGCTGGCCGGCCGCGCCGCGACCCTGCCGTTCGTCACGCGGACCACCGTCCAGGCGCAGGGCACGGTGCGCGGCACGGTCACCGCGACCCTCGACGGCAGGCCGCTCGGCAAGGGCCTCACGCACTCCTTCAGCGTCCGCAGCGACGGGCGCTTCGCCCAGGTCGACGTCGCGCAGGACGTCCCGGTGCCGGCCGGCGCGACGCCGGGCGAGCACCATGTCGCCTTCACCGTGCGCACCGTCGCGGGCGGGCGGACCTCGACCGCCGTGTCCGACGCCGTCCTCGACGTGCGGAGCCTGGGCTGCGGCGCGGCCGGCGACGCCTGCCCGGTCGACCTGAGCGGCGCCTACGACCGCGACGCGATCGCCACCGCCGCGCACCCCGACGACGGCGACTTCGACGACCTGGGCTGGAGTTACGCCGCGGAGACGCTCCCGGCCGCGGGGCCGCAGGTGCTGGCCGGCACGCCGTTCGACTTCCCGTCCTCGGCCGACGGGGTGAAGAACGCGGTCACCGCGCGCGGCCAGACCCTCGCGCTGCCGGCTCTGCGCGCGGACCGGGCGCGGCTGCTCGGGGCCGCCTCGGGCGGCTCGGCCGACGCCGTCGCCACCGTCACGTACACCGACGGCACCACCGCCGATGTGCCGCTCGGCTTCAGCGACTGGGCCGCGGGCAGCCCGCGGTCCGGCGAGGACGTCGCGGTCGCGGCGGCGTACCGCTACAAGGCCGGCGCCGGCCGGGACGGACCGGCCGTCACGATCTTCGCCCGTACGCTCCCGCTGGACCCGAACCGGACGGTCAGCTCCCTCACGCTCCCGGACCAGGCCCGGTTGAAGCTGTTCGCGGTGACGCTCGACCAGGCCGGCAGCTGA
- a CDS encoding YciI family protein, which yields MSKYMLILRGSDEAYAKMAETPFEEMLETMGRFNDELIRAGVLVAAEGLDDASKGAVVDFSGEEPVVTDGPYGETKELFGGFYLIDVASQEEAVEWARRIPAMTGSKCEVRRVPSIDEFPQDNEWIIRERAWRERTGQL from the coding sequence ATGTCGAAGTACATGCTGATCCTGCGGGGCTCGGACGAGGCGTACGCGAAGATGGCGGAGACGCCCTTCGAGGAGATGCTGGAGACGATGGGCCGGTTCAACGACGAGTTGATCCGGGCCGGCGTGCTCGTCGCGGCCGAGGGGCTGGACGACGCGTCCAAGGGCGCGGTGGTCGACTTCAGCGGCGAGGAGCCGGTGGTCACCGACGGCCCGTACGGCGAGACGAAGGAGCTCTTCGGCGGCTTCTACCTGATCGACGTCGCCTCGCAGGAGGAGGCCGTCGAGTGGGCCAGGCGCATCCCGGCGATGACCGGGTCGAAGTGCGAGGTCCGCCGGGTGCCGAGCATCGACGAGTTCCCGCAGGACAACGAGTGGATCATCAGGGAACGCGCCTGGCGCGAGCGGACCGGCCAGCTCTGA
- a CDS encoding aldo/keto reductase encodes MNRVGYGAMQLAGPNVWGPPDDPEAAKEVLRLAVDLGVTFFDTANAYGPRTVNRLIGEALRPFPEDVVIGNKVGAERGPGREWIVADRPETIRRQVYEALEDLGAEASELTYLRLGGDFPGPPSQVPLEERLGVLVELREQGLVRRIGLSGASPQALARARRMTPIAAVQNRFNLLDRSGVQVLADCEAHGVLFVPYFPLASGRLAGHEELTGPARRLGATPAQVALAWLLRRSPAVVVIPGTADPGHLRANVAAAEVAERLTDAEVARLTGLVDESRAVLDQPHRSTLDALAAAAGADGDHPRGAAPAASPGTRSGGSR; translated from the coding sequence ATGAACCGAGTCGGGTACGGCGCGATGCAACTGGCCGGGCCGAACGTGTGGGGACCGCCCGACGACCCCGAGGCGGCGAAGGAGGTGCTGCGCCTCGCGGTCGATCTGGGCGTGACGTTCTTCGACACCGCCAACGCGTACGGGCCGCGCACGGTGAACCGGCTGATCGGCGAGGCGCTGCGGCCCTTCCCCGAGGACGTGGTCATCGGCAACAAGGTCGGCGCGGAGCGCGGTCCCGGTCGCGAGTGGATCGTCGCGGACCGGCCGGAGACGATCCGCCGGCAGGTTTACGAGGCGCTGGAGGATCTGGGCGCGGAGGCGAGCGAGCTGACGTATCTGCGGCTCGGCGGCGACTTCCCCGGCCCCCCGAGTCAGGTGCCGCTGGAGGAACGGCTCGGCGTGCTCGTGGAACTGCGCGAGCAGGGGCTGGTCCGCCGCATCGGCCTGTCCGGCGCGTCGCCGCAGGCGCTGGCCAGGGCGCGGCGGATGACGCCGATCGCGGCGGTGCAGAACCGGTTCAACCTGCTGGACCGCAGCGGCGTGCAGGTGCTCGCCGACTGCGAGGCGCACGGCGTCCTCTTCGTGCCGTACTTCCCGCTGGCCTCGGGGCGGCTGGCAGGCCACGAGGAGCTGACCGGTCCGGCGCGGCGCCTGGGCGCCACGCCCGCACAGGTCGCGCTCGCCTGGCTGCTGCGCCGCTCCCCCGCCGTGGTCGTGATCCCCGGCACCGCGGACCCGGGCCACCTGCGCGCGAACGTCGCCGCCGCGGAGGTCGCCGAGCGGCTGACCGATGCCGAGGTCGCCCGGCTGACCGGCCTCGTCGACGAGTCGCGGGCCGTGCTGGACCAGCCGCACCGGTCGACCCTGGACGCGCTCGCCGCCGCGGCGGGCGCCGACGGCGACCACCCGCGCGGCGCCGCCCCGGCGGCATCGCCCGGTACGCGCTCCGGCGGGTCCCGGTGA
- a CDS encoding MarR family winged helix-turn-helix transcriptional regulator yields MSDAETSGATSGATSGGTPGTPPGAGHGATPERSADPTEQSLWRPLRLLQAAMDAEIGRLYAEQQIEGLKPSYVMELLRLHARGPMTITELAASVERTHSALSQKVAAMRRDGWVTTVAGDDARSKKVALTDKARREVGRLAAEWRATEAAIAELEAEIPYPLSRVVGDIEQALARRGFRDRIAEKLAEDPAWG; encoded by the coding sequence ATGAGCGATGCCGAGACATCCGGGGCGACATCCGGGGCGACATCCGGCGGGACGCCCGGCACACCGCCCGGCGCCGGACACGGCGCCACGCCCGAGCGGTCGGCCGACCCCACCGAGCAGAGCCTGTGGCGGCCCCTGCGGCTGCTCCAGGCGGCGATGGACGCGGAGATCGGGCGGCTCTACGCGGAGCAGCAGATCGAGGGGCTCAAGCCCAGCTATGTGATGGAGCTGCTGCGGCTGCACGCCCGGGGCCCGATGACGATCACCGAGCTGGCCGCGTCGGTGGAGCGTACGCACTCGGCGCTGAGCCAGAAGGTGGCCGCGATGCGCAGGGACGGATGGGTCACGACGGTCGCGGGCGACGACGCGCGGAGCAAGAAGGTGGCGCTCACCGACAAGGCGCGGCGCGAGGTCGGCCGACTGGCGGCGGAGTGGCGGGCCACCGAGGCGGCGATCGCGGAGCTGGAGGCGGAGATCCCGTACCCGCTGTCGCGGGTGGTCGGCGACATCGAGCAGGCGCTCGCCCGCCGCGGCTTCCGCGACCGCATCGCCGAGAAGCTGGCCGAGGACCCGGCGTGGGGCTGA
- a CDS encoding RNA polymerase sigma factor, producing the protein MGGTSAPPPGAGPADAASARRAVEAVWRIESARIVAALTRYTGDFALAEDVAQEALAEALVSWARDGAPRNPVGWLLTTGRRRAIDAFRRRAALDERYAALAGGLAEGEAVAGAPPVRDGAEDELPWDPDRVDDDVLALMFIACHPVLSPRARVALTLRAVAGLSSEEIARAFLVPVPTVRARITRAKKTIGAAGVPFELPPPQGRRERLGGVLTVLYVIFTEGSTATGGDDLLRPDLAYEAVRLARTLAALLPDEPEVHGLLALCELTAARFPARTGPDGEAVLLEDQDRRRWDRSAVRRGLAALGRASALGRGLGQYGLQAAIAACHAAAPSVRETDWERIVLLYEALGRIAPSPVVELNRAVAVAMAQGPEPALALVDALVAADRLAGSHLLPTVRGELLARLGRTREARAELELAARLCRNERERAVLLRKAAALA; encoded by the coding sequence ATCGGCGGCACCTCCGCTCCCCCGCCCGGCGCCGGGCCGGCGGACGCCGCGTCCGCGCGCCGCGCGGTGGAGGCGGTCTGGCGGATCGAGTCCGCGCGGATCGTCGCCGCGCTGACCCGGTACACCGGTGATTTCGCCCTCGCCGAGGACGTCGCCCAGGAGGCGCTGGCCGAGGCGCTGGTCTCCTGGGCGCGCGACGGCGCGCCCAGGAACCCGGTGGGCTGGCTGCTGACCACCGGGCGGCGCCGCGCGATCGACGCCTTCCGCCGCCGCGCCGCGCTCGACGAGCGCTACGCGGCGCTGGCCGGCGGCCTCGCCGAGGGCGAGGCGGTCGCGGGCGCGCCGCCGGTGCGCGACGGCGCGGAAGACGAGCTGCCGTGGGACCCCGACCGGGTGGACGACGACGTGCTGGCGCTGATGTTCATCGCCTGCCACCCGGTGCTGTCGCCGCGGGCGCGGGTGGCGCTGACGCTGCGCGCGGTGGCCGGCCTGAGCAGCGAGGAGATCGCCCGCGCGTTCCTGGTGCCGGTGCCGACGGTGCGGGCGCGGATCACCCGGGCGAAGAAGACCATCGGCGCGGCGGGCGTGCCGTTCGAGCTGCCGCCGCCGCAGGGCCGGCGCGAGCGGCTGGGCGGCGTGCTGACCGTGCTGTACGTGATCTTCACCGAGGGGTCGACGGCGACCGGGGGCGACGACCTGCTGCGGCCGGACCTGGCGTACGAGGCGGTACGGCTGGCCCGCACGCTGGCCGCGCTGCTGCCGGACGAGCCGGAGGTGCACGGGCTGCTGGCGCTGTGCGAGCTGACCGCGGCGCGGTTCCCCGCCCGCACCGGACCGGACGGCGAGGCGGTGCTGCTGGAGGACCAGGACCGGCGGCGCTGGGACCGTTCCGCGGTCCGCCGGGGGCTGGCCGCGCTGGGCCGGGCCTCGGCGCTGGGGCGGGGCCTGGGTCAGTACGGGCTGCAGGCGGCGATCGCGGCGTGCCACGCGGCGGCGCCGTCGGTGCGGGAGACGGACTGGGAGCGGATCGTGCTGCTGTACGAGGCGCTCGGCCGGATCGCGCCGTCGCCTGTGGTGGAGCTGAACCGGGCGGTGGCGGTGGCCATGGCCCAGGGGCCGGAGCCGGCGCTCGCGCTGGTGGACGCGCTGGTCGCGGCGGACCGGCTGGCGGGCTCGCACCTGCTGCCGACGGTGCGGGGCGAGCTGCTCGCCCGGCTCGGCCGCACCCGGGAGGCGCGCGCCGAGCTGGAGCTGGCGGCGCGGCTGTGCCGCAACGAGCGCGAGCGGGCCGTGCTGCTGCGCAAGGCGGCGGCGCTGGCCTGA
- a CDS encoding CAP domain-containing protein, translating to MSSHRSVPPPRSHRAPRKPRVRIAVTGAAALAVVSGGTAFACMGHTDHHHAEAAASGHTHLVPAQWLSQTGSPWTHGGHGSRPTASPSASATPTASASTRPTPTAEPTASRPTPTASPAAAPTHRPTPTPTATAAPTSSAPSSGADLAVQRVLDLINQARAQQGLPALTLLDGLNSSAAQHNAVMASGCGLSHQCPGEPAFGDRESANGVHWRSAGENIGVGGPVADTPEAIASMAVHLTQGMLDEQPPDDGHRRNILSSGYTRIGIAVFRDSSGSVWLTQDFAQLQ from the coding sequence GCCGCCGCGCTGGCCGTCGTGAGCGGCGGCACCGCGTTCGCCTGCATGGGCCACACCGATCACCACCACGCGGAAGCCGCGGCGAGCGGTCACACCCACCTGGTGCCCGCGCAGTGGCTGTCGCAGACCGGGAGCCCGTGGACGCACGGCGGCCACGGGTCCCGGCCGACCGCCTCCCCCTCCGCCTCGGCGACGCCGACCGCGTCGGCGAGCACGCGCCCCACGCCGACCGCCGAGCCCACGGCGAGCAGGCCGACGCCGACCGCCTCGCCGGCGGCGGCCCCCACGCACCGCCCGACGCCCACGCCGACCGCGACCGCCGCCCCCACCTCCTCCGCGCCGTCGTCCGGCGCCGACCTGGCGGTGCAGCGGGTCCTGGACCTGATCAACCAGGCACGCGCCCAGCAGGGCCTGCCCGCGCTGACGCTGCTCGACGGCCTGAATTCCAGCGCCGCGCAGCACAACGCGGTGATGGCGAGCGGGTGCGGGCTGTCCCACCAGTGCCCGGGCGAACCGGCGTTCGGCGACCGGGAGTCGGCGAACGGCGTGCACTGGAGGTCCGCGGGCGAGAACATCGGTGTCGGCGGCCCGGTCGCCGACACCCCCGAGGCCATCGCGTCGATGGCCGTCCACCTCACGCAGGGCATGCTCGACGAGCAGCCGCCGGACGACGGGCACCGCCGCAACATCCTCAGCTCCGGCTACACGCGCATCGGCATCGCGGTCTTCCGCGACTCCTCCGGCTCGGTCTGGCTCACGCAGGACTTCGCGCAGTTGCAGTGA
- a CDS encoding aldo/keto reductase — translation MNAPASPRRIGLGLAAVGRPGYLNLGRERDLPRDRGVDAMRRRVHDLLDAAWAAGVRHIDTARSYGRAEEFLAQWLRDRGDLPGLIVSSKWGYTYTADWRTDAATHEVKEHSLAAYRRQLAETRRLLGDRLTVYQVHSVTPDSPVLTDRTLQRALAALAAEGVTVGLSASGPAQGDAIRAALALTVDGEPLFRSVQATWNLLEPSAGPALAEAHDAGRAVIVKEAMANGRLAAPDPRAARVLDPVAGATGAGYDALALAAALHRPWADVVLSGAATTAQLASNLTAADLTLTDEQAAALDALAEQPEAYWAHRAALPWT, via the coding sequence GTGAACGCACCCGCGTCCCCCCGCAGGATCGGCCTGGGCCTTGCCGCCGTCGGCCGGCCCGGCTACCTCAACCTCGGGCGCGAGCGCGACCTGCCGCGGGACCGCGGCGTGGACGCCATGCGCCGGCGGGTGCACGACCTGCTGGACGCCGCGTGGGCCGCCGGGGTCCGGCACATCGACACCGCGCGGTCGTACGGGCGGGCCGAGGAGTTCCTCGCGCAGTGGCTGCGCGACCGCGGCGACCTCCCCGGCCTGATCGTCTCCAGCAAGTGGGGCTACACCTACACCGCCGACTGGCGCACCGACGCCGCCACGCACGAGGTCAAAGAGCACAGCCTCGCCGCGTACCGGCGCCAACTCGCCGAGACCCGGCGGCTGCTGGGGGACCGGCTGACCGTCTACCAGGTGCACTCGGTGACCCCGGACAGCCCCGTCCTCACCGACCGGACGCTCCAGCGCGCCCTCGCCGCCCTCGCCGCCGAGGGCGTCACCGTGGGACTGTCGGCCAGTGGGCCCGCGCAGGGCGACGCGATCCGCGCCGCGCTCGCGCTGACGGTCGACGGCGAACCGCTGTTCCGCAGCGTCCAGGCCACCTGGAACCTCCTGGAACCGTCCGCGGGCCCGGCGCTGGCCGAGGCGCACGACGCGGGCCGGGCGGTCATCGTCAAGGAGGCGATGGCCAACGGCCGCCTCGCGGCGCCCGACCCGCGCGCGGCACGCGTGCTGGACCCGGTGGCCGGGGCGACGGGCGCGGGGTACGACGCCCTCGCGCTGGCCGCGGCGCTGCACCGGCCGTGGGCCGACGTGGTGCTGTCCGGCGCCGCGACCACCGCGCAGCTCGCCTCCAACCTCACGGCCGCGGACCTGACCCTCACCGACGAGCAGGCCGCCGCCCTGGACGCCCTCGCCGAGCAGCCCGAGGCGTACTGGGCCCACCGCGCGGCGCTGCCCTGGACCTGA
- a CDS encoding glycoside hydrolase family 27 protein — protein sequence MLLPALFVFGPAPQAAALGNGLALTPPMGFNDWNAFGCNVDEQLIEQTADYFVSSGLKAAGYTYVNIDDCWMTHSRDAGGRLVPDPVKFPDGIKGTADYVHARGLKLGIYEDAGTATCAGYPGSLGHESTDARSFADWGVDYLKYDNCNNQSDGSRQDYVNRYTAMRDALAATGRPILFSLCEWGVQNPWEWAGPIGNSWRTTGDINASFGSMLSIYHSNVQLAPYAGPGAWNDPDMLEVGNGMSFTEDRSEFSLWAEMAAPLLIGTDLRTATPATLSLYGNRAVIAVDQDPLGKQGRQIASSGGLDVLAKPLSNGDVSVVLFNENSSAATISTTAAAAGLPASSSYKLTNLWSNAVTSTSGSISATVPGHGSVMYRVSAGSGTSVGTTHPLLGASSQRCLDAAGGATDPGTVIEIWDCNGGANQAVTLTSAGELRLYGGTQCLDAYDNQTASGTKVELWTCNGGANQQWRLNPDGTVTGVQSGLCLDVTGGDKPAGNVNGVPLELWTCNGGANQQWALA from the coding sequence ATGCTGCTGCCCGCCCTGTTCGTCTTCGGCCCGGCCCCCCAGGCCGCCGCGCTCGGCAACGGGCTGGCTCTCACGCCCCCGATGGGGTTCAACGACTGGAACGCGTTCGGCTGCAATGTCGATGAGCAGTTGATCGAGCAGACGGCGGACTACTTCGTGTCGTCGGGGTTGAAGGCGGCGGGGTACACGTACGTCAACATCGACGACTGCTGGATGACGCACAGCCGGGATGCGGGGGGTCGTCTGGTGCCCGATCCGGTGAAGTTCCCGGACGGGATCAAGGGGACGGCGGACTATGTCCATGCCCGGGGGTTGAAGCTGGGGATCTACGAGGACGCGGGCACGGCGACGTGTGCGGGGTATCCGGGGAGTCTGGGGCACGAGTCCACCGATGCGCGGTCGTTCGCGGACTGGGGGGTGGACTATCTGAAGTACGACAACTGCAACAACCAGTCGGACGGGTCGCGTCAGGACTATGTGAACCGGTACACCGCGATGCGTGACGCGTTGGCGGCGACGGGCCGGCCGATCCTGTTCAGTCTGTGCGAGTGGGGGGTGCAGAACCCGTGGGAGTGGGCCGGCCCCATCGGCAACTCCTGGCGCACCACCGGCGACATCAACGCGTCCTTCGGCTCGATGCTGTCCATCTACCACAGCAACGTGCAGCTCGCCCCGTACGCGGGCCCCGGCGCCTGGAACGACCCCGACATGCTGGAGGTCGGCAACGGCATGTCGTTCACCGAGGACCGCTCCGAGTTCAGCCTGTGGGCCGAGATGGCCGCGCCCCTGCTCATCGGTACCGACCTGCGCACCGCCACCCCCGCCACGCTCTCGCTCTACGGCAACCGGGCGGTGATCGCCGTCGACCAGGACCCGCTGGGCAAGCAGGGCCGGCAGATCGCCTCCTCCGGCGGGCTCGACGTCCTGGCCAAGCCGCTGTCGAACGGCGACGTGTCGGTGGTGCTGTTCAACGAGAACTCCTCGGCCGCCACCATCAGCACCACCGCGGCCGCGGCCGGACTCCCGGCGTCCTCGTCGTACAAGCTGACCAACCTCTGGTCGAACGCGGTGACCAGCACCTCCGGGAGCATCTCCGCCACCGTGCCCGGCCACGGCAGCGTGATGTACCGGGTCTCGGCCGGCAGCGGCACCAGCGTCGGCACCACCCACCCGCTGCTCGGCGCCTCCTCGCAGCGCTGCCTGGACGCCGCCGGCGGCGCCACCGACCCCGGCACCGTCATAGAGATCTGGGACTGCAACGGCGGCGCCAACCAGGCCGTGACCCTCACCTCGGCCGGCGAACTGCGGCTGTACGGCGGGACGCAGTGCCTGGACGCGTACGACAACCAGACCGCCTCCGGCACCAAGGTCGAGCTGTGGACCTGCAACGGCGGCGCCAACCAGCAGTGGCGGCTCAACCCCGACGGCACCGTCACCGGCGTCCAGTCCGGGCTGTGCCTCGACGTCACCGGCGGCGACAAGCCGGCGGGCAACGTCAACGGTGTGCCGCTGGAGCTGTGGACGTGCAACGGCGGCGCCAACCAGCAGTGGGCGCTGGCCTGA
- a CDS encoding TetR/AcrR family transcriptional regulator: MDDDAKSRTRRQILEAAAGILEREGAQAVSTRSVAAAAGIRAASLYQLFGDKDGLLAALAVHAFDLYLAEKRTLERTDDPVADMRRGWDVHVDFGLRHPAFYVLMFGTDRPGHRPHAADQAHDLLLTFLDRAAAAGRLRVPPPLAAQLFLAAATGVTLSLLAVSARERDLDASTRMREMLVAALTEAPDAPGGAAGPVAPGLAPRALALDAALAEATGGAGAGGDGRAEDAGGAAPGAGTGVPLSATETALLRDWLHRLAR, translated from the coding sequence GTGGACGACGACGCGAAGAGCCGGACCCGGCGGCAGATCCTCGAAGCGGCGGCGGGCATCCTGGAGCGCGAGGGCGCCCAGGCGGTCTCGACGCGCTCGGTCGCCGCGGCGGCCGGCATCCGCGCCGCGTCCCTCTACCAGCTCTTCGGCGACAAGGACGGCCTCCTCGCGGCCCTGGCCGTCCACGCCTTCGACCTCTACCTCGCCGAGAAGCGGACGCTGGAGCGCACCGACGACCCGGTCGCCGACATGCGCCGCGGCTGGGACGTCCACGTCGACTTCGGTCTGCGCCACCCGGCCTTCTACGTCCTGATGTTCGGCACCGACCGGCCGGGCCACCGCCCGCACGCCGCGGACCAGGCGCACGACCTGCTGCTGACCTTTCTGGACCGGGCCGCGGCGGCGGGCCGCCTGCGGGTCCCGCCGCCGCTCGCCGCGCAGCTCTTCCTGGCCGCGGCGACCGGCGTCACCCTGTCGCTGCTCGCCGTCTCCGCGCGCGAGCGCGACCTCGACGCCTCCACGAGGATGCGCGAGATGCTCGTGGCCGCGCTGACCGAGGCGCCGGACGCCCCCGGCGGGGCTGCCGGCCCGGTCGCGCCCGGACTCGCGCCCCGCGCGCTCGCCCTGGACGCGGCGCTGGCGGAGGCGACCGGCGGTGCGGGCGCGGGCGGGGACGGGCGCGCGGAGGACGCCGGGGGAGCCGCCCCCGGCGCGGGGACGGGCGTGCCGCTGAGCGCGACCGAGACGGCCTTGCTGAGGGACTGGCTCCACCGGCTGGCCCGCTGA